From a region of the uncultured Desulfatiglans sp. genome:
- a CDS encoding Elongation factor P--(R)-beta-lysine ligase (fragment): MKRLLAHGFDRIFQICRCFRRGERGRQHLPEFTMLEWYRLDADYLRLMTDCEELVRAVAEAFDSGPLLCYEGRSIDLTPPWERLTVAEAFTRHSPVPLEEALAADRFDEILVCHIEPRLGTARPVFLYDYPAALGSLSRLKPADPRWAERVELYIGGLELANGFSELTDAEEQRRRFREEASVRRRAGKDAYPAPERFLRDLERLAGREAAGIALGIDRLVMIFTGRICIDDIVAFIPENL; the protein is encoded by the coding sequence ATGAAAAGGCTGCTGGCCCATGGCTTCGACCGCATCTTCCAGATCTGCAGATGTTTCCGGAGGGGAGAGCGCGGACGGCAGCACCTGCCGGAGTTCACCATGCTGGAGTGGTACCGGCTGGACGCCGACTACCTTCGGCTGATGACGGACTGCGAAGAGCTCGTTCGAGCGGTTGCCGAGGCCTTCGACTCCGGACCCCTGCTCTGCTACGAAGGTCGGTCGATCGACCTCACCCCGCCGTGGGAAAGACTGACCGTGGCGGAGGCCTTTACACGCCACTCGCCCGTTCCTCTCGAAGAAGCCCTCGCGGCGGACCGTTTTGACGAAATCCTCGTCTGTCACATCGAGCCCCGCCTCGGAACAGCCCGTCCCGTTTTTCTCTACGATTACCCTGCCGCGCTCGGCTCCCTGTCCCGGCTGAAGCCTGCGGACCCCCGATGGGCGGAGCGCGTCGAGCTCTACATCGGCGGGCTGGAACTCGCCAACGGCTTCTCGGAGCTGACCGACGCCGAAGAACAGCGCCGGCGCTTCCGAGAAGAAGCCTCGGTCCGGCGTAGGGCGGGTAAGGACGCCTATCCAGCACCGGAGCGTTTCCTGCGTGATCTCGAAAGGCTGGCCGGCAGGGAAGCCGCCGGGATCGCCCTCGGCATCGACCGCCTCGTGATGATCTTCACCGGCCGCATCTGCATAGACGACATCGTCGCCTTCATCCCCGAGAATCTTTAG
- a CDS encoding hypothetical protein (Evidence 5 : Unknown function), whose protein sequence is MPRLCVNLRGCLCGDLQVASAQPLDFLDTRQKSSFSCRKRVEAENGLFLHTLRVLGPTALGRIPFSSHASRAQSHRFTTGPRLPCLCVSRLNIW, encoded by the coding sequence TTGCCTCGTCTCTGCGTCAATCTGCGAGGTTGCTTGTGCGGCGACCTGCAGGTCGCCTCCGCGCAACCTCTTGATTTTCTTGATACGAGGCAAAAATCCTCGTTTTCGTGCCGGAAACGGGTCGAAGCTGAAAACGGTCTTTTTCTTCACACGCTTCGCGTGCTCGGTCCCACCGCTTTGGGGCGGATCCCGTTCTCTTCACACGCTTCGCGTGCTCAGTCCCACCGCTTCACAACGGGTCCCCGTTTGCCTTGTCTTTGTGTCAGCCGGCTGAACATTTGGTGA
- a CDS encoding Nitroreductase: MIEAIVERRSIRSFTSDPVEDPIVDRILTLGTWAPSGLNNQPWKFMVVRDPALKGRLAEQTRYSRVILGASVCIAVFLDNAQSYDRVKDIQAVGACIQNMLLAIHEMGLGGVWLGEILKNRSVVEAVLEVPETCELMAVIALGHPAEKKRSGSRKPLADCLLARK, encoded by the coding sequence ATGATCGAAGCGATCGTCGAGCGACGCAGCATACGCAGCTTCACCTCTGATCCGGTCGAGGACCCGATCGTCGACCGGATCCTGACCCTCGGGACATGGGCACCGTCGGGCCTCAACAATCAGCCGTGGAAATTCATGGTGGTGCGCGACCCGGCACTGAAGGGCCGACTGGCCGAACAGACCAGATACAGCCGGGTGATCCTCGGGGCCTCCGTCTGCATCGCCGTCTTCCTCGACAACGCACAGAGCTACGACCGGGTGAAGGACATCCAGGCCGTCGGCGCATGCATCCAGAACATGCTCCTCGCGATCCACGAAATGGGGCTTGGCGGCGTCTGGCTGGGGGAGATTCTGAAAAACCGCTCCGTCGTCGAGGCCGTCCTCGAAGTCCCTGAGACCTGCGAACTGATGGCGGTCATCGCACTGGGCCATCCGGCTGAAAAGAAGAGATCCGGCAGCCGGAAACCCCTCGCCGACTGCCTTCTCGCCCGTAAATAG
- a CDS encoding hypothetical protein (Evidence 5 : Unknown function), with protein sequence MNTLRVSKNSLLQHPSLAVDRSALLRLRARLIQAVRCFFLEDGFLEVETPVLIPGPAPETHIDAIPAEGGFLQTSPELCMKSLHAEFRGGMEITCVGSY encoded by the coding sequence GTGAATACGTTACGCGTGTCAAAGAATAGCCTCCTGCAGCACCCCTCCTTGGCCGTCGACCGCTCCGCCCTGCTCAGGCTGCGCGCCCGCCTGATCCAGGCGGTGCGGTGTTTTTTTCTCGAAGACGGCTTTCTGGAGGTGGAAACCCCCGTCCTTATCCCCGGACCCGCCCCGGAAACCCACATCGACGCCATCCCGGCCGAAGGGGGCTTCCTGCAGACCTCCCCTGAACTCTGCATGAAGAGTCTCCATGCAGAGTTCAGGGGAGGTATGGAGATAACCTGCGTCGGTTCATATTGA
- a CDS encoding AMP-binding enzyme — translation MNIAQNLVRMAALFPEATAVNENNIDISYLQFNEESTRIASALTRLGIQPGEHVALCTPNSYAWLAMYYGVLKAGAVAVTISAALKRDELTAILDDCRPRLLLTTDDRMQDLADARDRGYLEWVVSPSGEYTFEGLIEKGTPGFHWLNRSRDDAAAILYTGGTTGVPKGVILTHQNLQTSVHNVAYNERSSRTDRALCFLPLNHVFAQVHIAGSTVYSGGTLIMQPAFEMDRALDAIKRLGVTKFYAVPTIYVRLLALKDVTERFASVRYCFSAAASMAAELVREWKGRTGLDIHEAYGMTESASMVTFNHYHRHVVGSVGTPANLVEVEIRDLEGNPVEPGVEGEICIQGPNIMREYLAKPSETAAAFWDGGWFRSGDIGLIDETGYLYIVDRLKDLIITGGENVYPREIEEWLYVRPEIQECAVIGVPDHEYGERVVAVLTTQEGRTVDPVELKAFLKSKLAPYKVPKEYITVDAIPKSSAGKMLKREVKRSLLDQINLQRA, via the coding sequence GTGAATATCGCCCAAAATCTAGTAAGGATGGCGGCCCTTTTCCCCGAGGCGACCGCCGTCAACGAAAATAATATTGATATCAGTTACCTGCAGTTTAACGAGGAATCGACCCGCATCGCTTCCGCTTTGACCCGACTAGGTATCCAGCCGGGGGAACATGTCGCACTGTGCACCCCCAACAGTTATGCCTGGCTCGCCATGTATTACGGGGTGCTGAAGGCGGGAGCGGTGGCGGTGACGATATCAGCCGCCCTGAAAAGGGATGAGTTGACGGCTATTCTGGACGACTGCCGGCCGCGGCTCCTCCTGACCACCGACGATCGCATGCAGGATCTTGCGGATGCCCGGGACAGGGGCTATCTCGAATGGGTGGTGTCACCGTCCGGCGAGTATACCTTCGAGGGGTTGATCGAGAAAGGCACCCCGGGGTTTCACTGGCTCAACCGTTCACGGGATGATGCCGCGGCGATCCTTTACACCGGCGGCACCACCGGGGTCCCCAAAGGGGTGATCTTGACGCACCAGAACCTCCAGACCTCGGTCCACAATGTGGCCTACAACGAGCGCTCCTCCCGGACGGACCGGGCGCTCTGCTTCCTGCCCCTCAACCATGTCTTCGCGCAGGTGCATATCGCCGGGTCCACCGTCTACAGCGGCGGAACCCTGATCATGCAGCCGGCCTTCGAGATGGATCGTGCGCTCGATGCGATCAAACGGCTCGGCGTGACTAAATTCTACGCGGTGCCGACCATCTACGTGCGCCTCCTCGCGCTCAAAGATGTCACGGAGCGCTTCGCCTCGGTCCGCTACTGTTTTTCGGCGGCCGCCAGCATGGCCGCCGAACTGGTGCGGGAGTGGAAGGGCCGGACCGGCCTCGATATTCATGAGGCTTATGGGATGACCGAGAGCGCTTCGATGGTGACCTTCAATCACTACCATCGGCATGTGGTAGGCTCGGTCGGCACGCCGGCCAACCTTGTCGAGGTGGAGATACGCGACCTCGAGGGAAACCCCGTCGAGCCGGGCGTCGAAGGTGAGATCTGCATTCAGGGCCCGAATATCATGCGGGAGTACCTGGCCAAACCCTCCGAGACAGCGGCCGCCTTCTGGGACGGCGGGTGGTTTCGCTCCGGGGATATCGGGCTGATCGATGAAACCGGGTATCTTTATATCGTGGACCGGCTGAAAGACCTCATCATCACGGGCGGAGAAAATGTCTACCCGCGTGAGATAGAAGAATGGCTTTACGTGCGGCCGGAGATCCAGGAATGCGCCGTCATCGGGGTGCCCGACCACGAATACGGCGAGCGGGTGGTGGCCGTCTTGACGACCCAAGAAGGGCGCACCGTCGACCCTGTCGAGCTCAAGGCCTTTCTGAAGTCAAAGCTGGCTCCCTATAAGGTGCCCAAGGAATATATCACCGTCGATGCGATACCGAAGAGCAGTGCGGGCAAGATGCTGAAGCGCGAAGTCAAAAGGAGCCTGCTCGATCAGATCAACCTTCAAAGGGCGTGA
- a CDS encoding DnaJ domain protein, whose amino-acid sequence MLPASFQDIREASLPKSIQSGMIRRFRKMRTATQTIEPFEIAVQPEAPRAKRCLACGIMPVKGGRRYCSKECRQQMNWVLSLSKGLLKALNTRYAAFFFTSTHVILDTLPVFSKRISRFVARRAPGNKPAQDLKHLILRSGEEWHDMVHNRTSRSYASFYMLERNQEGRIDPQSIMPDRNSKPRLSKDERSCLKILDLENEDLSSDSLMVKIRHAYKKMAKRYHPDVGGDAEKFKQLSRAHEQMLIWAENPQYTSRKALEDCWSYDGSTNRWSPPL is encoded by the coding sequence TTGCTTCCCGCGTCATTTCAGGATATAAGGGAAGCGAGTCTCCCAAAATCCATTCAGTCAGGAATGATTCGACGTTTCCGGAAAATGCGCACCGCCACCCAAACCATTGAGCCATTCGAAATCGCCGTCCAGCCCGAGGCCCCGCGCGCGAAGCGCTGCCTTGCATGCGGTATCATGCCCGTCAAAGGGGGGCGACGGTACTGCTCGAAGGAATGCCGGCAGCAGATGAATTGGGTGCTTTCCTTGTCCAAGGGGCTCCTCAAAGCCCTCAACACCCGCTACGCGGCTTTTTTTTTCACCAGCACCCACGTCATCCTCGACACCCTCCCGGTCTTTTCGAAGCGCATCTCGCGTTTCGTCGCCCGTCGCGCCCCCGGAAACAAACCCGCCCAGGATCTCAAGCATCTGATCCTCCGCTCCGGCGAGGAGTGGCACGATATGGTCCACAACCGGACCTCCAGGAGCTACGCCTCTTTTTATATGCTCGAGCGCAACCAGGAGGGGCGCATCGACCCCCAAAGCATCATGCCCGATCGGAACAGCAAGCCCCGGCTCTCGAAGGACGAGAGGTCCTGCCTGAAGATCCTGGACCTGGAAAACGAGGATCTTTCCTCCGATTCCCTCATGGTCAAGATCAGGCACGCCTACAAAAAGATGGCCAAGCGATACCATCCGGACGTCGGCGGCGACGCAGAGAAATTCAAACAGCTCAGCCGAGCCCATGAACAGATGCTCATCTGGGCCGAAAACCCTCAATACACTTCTCGCAAGGCCCTCGAAGACTGCTGGTCCTACGACGGATCCACCAACCGCTGGTCACCCCCGCTGTAA
- a CDS encoding Butyryl-CoA dehydrogenase, whose translation MTDSLYTEEHQIFRDAFRKFVAKEITPNVEQWEADRAVPRDLWLKMGEQGYLCPWLPEQYGGLGLGFEYSVIINEELIRGDGFGVGVPLHSDVATPYVHSYATPEMKERWLPGCATGEVITSIGLTEPNAGSDLAAIRTTARRDGDSYVLNGQKTFITNGYFADLVVVAAKTDPKAGHRGVSLILVDKDAPGFHRGRRLEKMGYHMQDTAELFFEDCRVPASHLLGAEGAGFKYMMEKLQRERLEVCIKCQVNAEEALKEGLNYAKVREAFGRPIGNFQYTAFRLAEMATDVELGRVFLDHLIRRHIEGNDITQQVSMAKYWLGEMVNRVAYQALQIHGGYGYMEEYRICRISRDVRSLSIFAGTSEIMKLIVSRNLGLTPQ comes from the coding sequence ATGACCGATTCATTGTATACCGAAGAACATCAGATATTTCGCGACGCGTTCAGGAAGTTCGTCGCCAAGGAGATCACCCCCAACGTCGAACAGTGGGAGGCCGACCGGGCCGTGCCGAGGGACCTCTGGCTCAAGATGGGGGAGCAGGGCTACCTCTGCCCCTGGCTGCCCGAGCAATACGGCGGCCTGGGCTTGGGCTTCGAGTACTCCGTGATCATCAATGAGGAACTGATCCGGGGAGACGGCTTCGGAGTGGGTGTGCCGCTCCACAGCGACGTGGCGACCCCCTACGTCCATTCGTACGCTACCCCGGAGATGAAGGAGCGGTGGCTGCCCGGCTGTGCGACCGGGGAGGTGATCACCTCCATCGGCCTGACGGAGCCGAACGCGGGCTCGGACCTGGCCGCGATCCGCACCACCGCCCGGCGCGACGGTGACAGCTACGTCCTGAACGGCCAGAAGACCTTCATCACCAATGGGTATTTCGCGGACCTGGTCGTGGTGGCAGCCAAGACCGATCCCAAGGCGGGGCATCGCGGTGTCAGCCTGATCCTGGTCGACAAGGATGCCCCCGGGTTCCACCGCGGCCGGCGGCTCGAGAAGATGGGCTACCACATGCAGGATACGGCCGAGCTCTTCTTCGAGGACTGCCGCGTACCGGCCTCGCACCTGCTGGGTGCCGAGGGGGCGGGCTTCAAGTACATGATGGAGAAGCTGCAGAGGGAACGGCTCGAGGTCTGCATCAAGTGCCAGGTGAACGCCGAAGAGGCGCTGAAAGAAGGGCTAAACTACGCCAAGGTGAGGGAGGCCTTCGGGCGGCCGATCGGCAATTTCCAGTACACGGCCTTCAGACTGGCGGAAATGGCCACTGACGTGGAGTTGGGCCGCGTGTTTCTGGACCATCTCATCCGGCGGCACATCGAGGGAAACGACATCACTCAGCAGGTCTCCATGGCGAAGTACTGGCTCGGCGAAATGGTGAACCGCGTGGCCTACCAGGCGCTCCAGATTCACGGGGGCTACGGCTACATGGAGGAGTACCGCATCTGCCGGATCTCCCGCGATGTCCGCTCGCTTTCGATCTTCGCCGGGACGAGCGAGATCATGAAGTTGATTGTGAGCCGCAATCTAGGGCTTACCCCCCAGTAG
- a CDS encoding hypothetical protein (Evidence 5 : Unknown function) yields the protein MCGDLQVASAQPLDFLDTRQKSSFSCRKRVEAENGLFASSLRQSARLLVRRPAGRLRATS from the coding sequence TTGTGCGGCGACCTACAGGTCGCCTCCGCACAACCTCTTGATTTTCTTGATACGAGGCAAAAATCCTCGTTTTCGTGCCGGAAACGGGTCGAAGCTGAAAACGGTCTTTTTGCCTCGTCTCTGCGTCAATCTGCGAGGTTGCTTGTGCGGCGACCTGCAGGTCGCCTCCGCGCAACCTCTTGA
- a CDS encoding putative Sialic acid TRAP transporter permease protein SiaT (Evidence 3 : Putative function from multiple computational evidences) yields METLIILAILLFLLFIRIPVYISLFLTGLLGLLIFTDLELIFVAQTMVKKLDNFSLLAIPFFILLGAVMVHGQSANRMIHLARKSVSFMPGGLAVTGVISSGVFGAISGSSISTLVTIGSVLFPHLDKYKYPKSFSIGLLTSSAILGIIVPPSIIMIICALTAGQSVVRLFAAGYLPSFLIVAGLCFYAYVVSAWKGLGKTAMEPFDGRGLMKAFKDAFFPFMVIVVLFAGIYTGAFTITEASVVSCVMAILIEAFIYRTLSPGTFYKMLVSSGIISGALVITVSGAGVLAEYITIQGIPQRILDVSLQYIPNVWVFLIFTNLLLLLVGTFLDPIGAIMILVPILMPISDSFGIDPIHLCLVISVALGIGYITPPLGLLLYTASAITKTDFVFVSRAIMPTLLVYIALLFLISFFPALSTAVPNLLLGKV; encoded by the coding sequence GTGGAAACGCTGATCATTCTGGCAATTCTGCTGTTTCTGCTGTTTATCCGGATCCCCGTCTACATCAGCCTTTTTCTGACAGGCCTGCTGGGACTGCTCATATTCACCGACCTGGAGTTGATCTTCGTCGCCCAGACCATGGTGAAGAAGCTGGACAACTTCTCTTTGCTGGCGATTCCTTTTTTCATCCTTCTGGGGGCGGTCATGGTCCACGGCCAGTCCGCGAACCGCATGATTCACCTGGCGAGGAAGTCCGTTTCGTTCATGCCCGGCGGGCTCGCCGTCACCGGCGTCATCAGTTCGGGCGTCTTCGGCGCCATCTCCGGTTCCAGCATTTCGACCCTGGTGACCATCGGCAGTGTCCTGTTCCCGCATCTGGATAAGTATAAATATCCGAAGAGTTTTTCGATCGGCCTCCTGACCAGTTCGGCCATCCTGGGGATCATCGTGCCGCCGAGCATCATCATGATCATCTGCGCCTTGACGGCCGGTCAGTCGGTGGTGCGGCTCTTCGCGGCCGGCTACCTTCCCTCATTCCTGATTGTCGCGGGCCTGTGTTTTTACGCCTATGTGGTCTCCGCCTGGAAGGGGCTCGGGAAAACCGCCATGGAGCCCTTCGACGGCAGGGGACTCATGAAGGCGTTCAAAGACGCTTTCTTCCCGTTCATGGTCATCGTCGTGCTTTTCGCCGGCATCTACACGGGCGCCTTCACGATCACCGAGGCCTCGGTGGTCTCCTGTGTCATGGCCATACTTATCGAGGCCTTCATCTACCGGACTCTCAGCCCGGGCACATTTTACAAGATGCTCGTCAGCAGCGGCATCATCAGCGGTGCGCTGGTCATCACGGTTTCGGGCGCGGGGGTGTTGGCCGAGTACATCACGATCCAGGGCATCCCCCAGCGGATCCTGGATGTTTCGCTCCAGTACATCCCGAACGTCTGGGTCTTTCTCATTTTCACCAACCTGCTGCTGCTTCTGGTCGGGACGTTCCTGGACCCGATCGGCGCGATCATGATCCTGGTTCCGATCCTGATGCCTATCTCCGATTCGTTCGGAATCGACCCGATCCACCTCTGCCTGGTGATCAGCGTGGCGCTCGGCATCGGGTACATCACACCGCCGCTCGGGCTGCTGCTCTATACGGCCTCCGCCATCACCAAGACGGATTTCGTGTTCGTGTCGCGGGCGATCATGCCGACCCTGCTGGTCTATATCGCCCTGTTGTTCTTGATATCCTTCTTCCCGGCCCTCTCGACCGCCGTCCCGAACCTGCTTCTGGGAAAGGTCTGA
- a CDS encoding hypothetical protein (Evidence 5 : Unknown function), giving the protein MNMFSNSDTTKNQPIILWYALYKGELCRIRKQFAVGLLCEVWREGVWVAGPDFSAADFTGRMISEAEARNWVRLHFRTKTVRPADGGSPKRERP; this is encoded by the coding sequence ATGAACATGTTTTCGAACTCGGACACAACCAAAAATCAGCCGATCATCCTCTGGTATGCCCTTTACAAAGGGGAACTTTGCCGCATCCGGAAACAGTTCGCGGTCGGCCTGCTTTGCGAGGTATGGCGTGAAGGGGTATGGGTGGCCGGTCCGGATTTTTCAGCGGCGGACTTCACGGGAAGGATGATCAGCGAGGCGGAAGCCCGGAACTGGGTGCGCCTTCACTTTCGCACCAAGACCGTCCGCCCGGCGGACGGCGGATCACCAAAAAGGGAAAGACCATGA